One genomic window of Phycisphaerales bacterium includes the following:
- a CDS encoding PIG-L family deacetylase — protein MANILVVGPHPDDQELGMGGAIAKLAEQGHDVLLLDVTNGEPTPYGDPVTRAEEAKKAADILSPDVAKFPNAKPVRRVLLGLPNRFVEHTIENRHAIAGVIRAHQASIVFTPFFEDAHPDHRAVTRIVEDARFDAKLTGIDMPVPEGMAAGEPIYPKWLFYYYATHLRWVANPSFVLDITGYVQRKIESIRAYHTQFVLPEKNRRVVDWVEASATYLGSRIGVEAGEGFFTKEPVGLSGLDGLVD, from the coding sequence ATGGCCAACATCCTCGTCGTCGGACCGCATCCTGATGATCAAGAGCTCGGCATGGGCGGGGCGATCGCCAAGCTGGCCGAGCAGGGGCACGACGTGCTGCTGCTGGACGTCACCAACGGCGAGCCCACGCCGTATGGAGATCCGGTGACACGGGCCGAAGAGGCGAAGAAGGCGGCGGACATCCTGTCGCCTGACGTTGCGAAGTTTCCGAACGCGAAGCCGGTACGGCGCGTGCTGTTGGGACTGCCCAACCGGTTCGTCGAGCACACGATCGAGAACCGGCACGCCATCGCCGGGGTCATCCGGGCCCACCAGGCGAGCATCGTGTTCACGCCGTTCTTCGAGGATGCGCACCCGGACCATCGAGCCGTGACGCGGATCGTCGAGGACGCGCGGTTCGACGCGAAGCTGACGGGCATCGACATGCCCGTGCCCGAGGGGATGGCGGCGGGCGAGCCCATCTACCCCAAGTGGCTGTTCTACTACTACGCCACGCACCTGCGCTGGGTGGCCAACCCGAGCTTCGTGCTCGACATCACTGGGTATGTGCAGCGCAAGATCGAGTCGATCCGCGCGTACCACACGCAGTTCGTGCTGCCCGAGAAGAACCGCAGGGTCGTCGACTGGGTCGAGGCGAGCGCGACGTATCTCGGCAGTCGGATTGGCGTCGAAGCGGGGGAGGGGTTCTTTACGAAGGAGCCGGTAGGGCTGAGCGGGCTGGACGGGCTCGTGGACTAG
- a CDS encoding tRNA-dihydrouridine synthase family protein, whose product MSCETASRNATAPAPGIAPGGEGLDARAIAREIGRTGVHPHLPATIPGMDAPFYQAGLAGYSDAAMRIIARRHGCPLCVTEALLDRTLLAGGRGFAKADLGELHDNVPGGEDDHPLVGQIMGSDPGEMAAAAIKMVEQGSRRPKEYRKLAEGGELSIEHVSESSFQAIDINLACPVKKIAKKARGGHWLAEPGGAIDILKAVRDALPESMPVTLKIRRSFDDTPEMARNFMRIFDAAYDLGYAWATVHARTVQQKYVGPSRWDLLRDIVHQRPGRVVFGSGDIWNVDDVFRMIGYTGVAGVSIARGCIGNPWIFRQARDLMAGDEPRPPTITEQRQVLEDHFELALRVNAHVRDPEHHTGKTMRKFAIRFAQHHPAGDEVRKRFIGVKGLEDWRSVLDAFYQPASIST is encoded by the coding sequence ATGTCGTGCGAGACCGCCTCACGCAACGCCACCGCACCCGCGCCGGGCATCGCCCCCGGCGGCGAGGGGCTCGACGCGCGCGCCATCGCCCGCGAGATCGGCCGCACCGGCGTGCACCCGCACCTGCCCGCGACCATCCCCGGCATGGACGCCCCGTTCTATCAGGCCGGGCTGGCGGGCTACTCCGACGCCGCCATGCGGATCATCGCCCGCCGCCACGGCTGCCCCCTGTGCGTCACCGAGGCCCTACTCGACCGCACCCTGCTGGCCGGCGGCCGAGGCTTTGCCAAGGCCGACCTGGGCGAGCTGCACGACAACGTCCCCGGCGGCGAAGACGACCACCCACTCGTCGGCCAGATCATGGGCAGCGACCCCGGCGAGATGGCCGCTGCGGCGATCAAGATGGTCGAGCAAGGCAGCCGTCGACCGAAGGAGTATCGCAAGCTTGCCGAGGGCGGCGAGCTATCCATCGAGCACGTGAGCGAGTCGTCCTTCCAGGCCATCGACATCAACCTCGCCTGCCCGGTCAAGAAGATTGCCAAGAAGGCCCGTGGCGGGCACTGGCTCGCCGAGCCCGGGGGCGCCATCGATATCTTGAAGGCGGTGCGCGACGCGCTGCCCGAGAGCATGCCCGTGACGCTCAAGATCCGCCGCAGCTTCGACGACACGCCCGAGATGGCGCGCAACTTCATGCGCATCTTCGACGCCGCGTACGACCTGGGCTACGCATGGGCCACCGTGCACGCGCGCACCGTGCAGCAGAAGTACGTCGGCCCGAGCCGGTGGGACCTGCTCCGCGACATCGTGCACCAGCGCCCCGGCCGCGTCGTCTTCGGCTCGGGCGACATCTGGAACGTCGACGACGTCTTCCGCATGATCGGCTACACCGGCGTCGCCGGCGTCAGCATCGCCCGCGGCTGCATCGGCAACCCCTGGATCTTCCGCCAGGCCCGAGACCTGATGGCCGGCGACGAGCCCCGCCCCCCCACTATCACCGAGCAGCGACAAGTCCTCGAAGACCACTTCGAGCTCGCCCTGCGCGTCAACGCCCACGTCCGCGACCCCGAGCACCACACCGGCAAGACCATGCGCAAGTTCGCGATCCGCTTCGCCCAGCACCACCCGGCGGGGGACGAGGTGCGCAAGCGGTTCATCGGGGTGAAGGGGTTGGAAGATTGGCGAAGCGTACTCGATGCGTTCTACCAGCCCGCGAGCATCTCGACATGA
- a CDS encoding DUF1572 family protein — MTDATYSDGLAGGLVRSWLEVFERQKAFAEHAFDQLDDAGFFASPGEGLNSVAIIAQHLAGNLKSRWTDFLTSDGEKEWRDRDAEFVPPAPTAEGRSTLMQEWELGWRTLFEAVRPLTPADLDKTITIRGAPHAVHAAVARQLDHYGFHIGQINVIARMHVGADRWRWFTIPPGGTKDFNDAMRRRNA; from the coding sequence ATGACCGACGCAACCTACAGCGATGGCCTAGCCGGCGGTCTGGTCCGATCCTGGCTCGAGGTCTTCGAGCGCCAGAAGGCCTTCGCCGAGCATGCGTTCGACCAGCTCGATGATGCCGGGTTCTTCGCGTCGCCGGGCGAGGGCCTCAACAGCGTCGCCATCATCGCCCAGCACCTGGCGGGTAATCTCAAGAGCCGCTGGACCGATTTCCTCACCAGCGACGGCGAGAAGGAATGGCGCGATCGTGACGCGGAGTTCGTGCCGCCTGCCCCGACCGCCGAAGGCCGATCAACACTCATGCAAGAGTGGGAATTGGGCTGGCGGACGCTCTTCGAGGCCGTAAGGCCGCTTACGCCAGCAGACCTCGACAAGACGATCACAATCCGTGGCGCACCGCACGCCGTCCACGCGGCCGTCGCCCGCCAACTCGACCACTACGGATTCCACATCGGCCAGATCAACGTCATTGCGCGTATGCACGTCGGCGCTGATCGATGGCGTTGGTTCACGATCCCGCCGGGCGGCACAAAGGACTTCAACGACGCGATGCGCAGGCGGAACGCGTAG
- a CDS encoding HDIG domain-containing protein, producing the protein MRWPWQKSKNSGRRITLRRERSTPAERFKRLLTNPRTGYAVIIAVGAAGLLTMLTWSASGQPLLPMGRLSDETVVAREAFSMPDPARTDEQRTLARDRAARIFAPRPELRSTVDGLAQLPLTLKDAATLDQVAPEIRTRFDLDAEELTAVRALVTEDAVAPSWTEAMTRLRTSFERRPFVEPATWQTERQRSAQLGGSEAGETAIIWLSSDQGGSTIHTTAANLVNSGSPEARREAAERLADAAQFSDAALRSLVVGRLANQTEPTYRMDEAASAARQTQAVEGVAEAFVEVQAGQVIVRRGEPVGLETIGLLRSEREAVSRARGVFSLGSRLLGSAAVCVLVVLGLTVYLAWYCPRVARNPERMLGIAGLFVCCFALAVWSTALEPRLLMLLAVAPTLLLAMLLAIAYDARIALAISAGHAVLVTVALSRPSWFVLIPLAGAATAAWQLSEIRDRRAFVRAGLATALALAAAALGGGLLGRPLSGRGLLELTWDMGFAASGGLATAGIVLFILPSVEKAFDITTGMKLIELRDPKHPLLKELQRRAPGTYNHSMNVASIAEAAADAIGADALQTYVGALYHDVGKMNKPEYFVENQAGGPNKHDKLSPAMSLLVIVGHVKDGVELAREFGLPRTLHHYIEAHHGTTLVEYFYHRAKKKAADEAEAARESRAVSKAASAEAGTVSKREAREGDLVSEPSEMEYRYPGPKPRTKECAILMLADAVESATRTMADPTPSRIDQLVRRLAQKRLTDGQFDDCDLTLKELDAVGDSISKTVASIYHGRIAYPGGGEKRA; encoded by the coding sequence ATGCGCTGGCCTTGGCAGAAGTCCAAGAACTCGGGTCGTCGCATAACGCTCCGGCGCGAGCGGTCGACGCCCGCCGAGCGCTTCAAGCGGCTGCTGACCAACCCGCGCACCGGATACGCGGTCATCATCGCCGTGGGTGCGGCGGGGCTGCTGACGATGCTGACGTGGTCGGCCAGCGGTCAACCGCTGCTGCCGATGGGCCGCCTGTCGGACGAGACGGTGGTGGCGCGCGAAGCGTTCAGCATGCCCGACCCTGCGCGCACGGACGAGCAGCGCACGCTGGCGCGCGATCGAGCCGCAAGGATCTTCGCGCCCCGGCCCGAGCTTCGCAGCACGGTCGACGGGCTCGCGCAGCTCCCGCTGACGCTGAAGGATGCGGCCACGCTCGACCAGGTGGCGCCCGAGATCCGAACACGGTTCGACCTCGACGCCGAGGAGCTCACCGCAGTTCGTGCGCTCGTGACCGAAGACGCCGTCGCACCAAGCTGGACCGAAGCGATGACGCGTCTGCGGACGAGCTTCGAGCGGCGGCCGTTCGTCGAGCCGGCAACGTGGCAGACCGAGCGGCAGCGCAGCGCCCAGCTCGGTGGCAGCGAGGCGGGCGAGACGGCGATCATCTGGCTCAGCAGTGATCAGGGCGGCTCGACCATCCATACCACGGCTGCCAACCTCGTCAACAGCGGCAGCCCCGAGGCCCGGCGCGAGGCCGCCGAACGGCTGGCGGACGCGGCCCAGTTCAGCGACGCGGCCTTGCGCTCGCTCGTCGTCGGGAGGCTGGCCAACCAGACCGAGCCGACCTACCGCATGGACGAGGCGGCGTCGGCGGCGCGCCAGACGCAGGCCGTCGAGGGCGTCGCCGAGGCGTTCGTCGAGGTACAGGCCGGTCAGGTCATCGTGCGGCGCGGCGAGCCGGTGGGCCTGGAGACCATCGGCCTGCTGCGGAGCGAGCGGGAGGCCGTGTCTCGGGCGCGAGGCGTGTTTTCGCTGGGTTCGCGATTGCTCGGGTCGGCGGCGGTGTGCGTACTGGTGGTGCTGGGGCTGACGGTGTATCTCGCGTGGTACTGCCCGCGTGTGGCGCGGAATCCTGAGCGCATGCTGGGCATTGCCGGCCTGTTCGTCTGTTGCTTTGCGCTCGCGGTATGGTCGACGGCGCTGGAGCCCCGGCTGCTGATGCTGCTTGCGGTCGCGCCGACGCTGCTTCTGGCGATGTTGCTCGCGATCGCGTACGACGCACGCATCGCGCTGGCGATCTCGGCCGGCCACGCGGTGCTGGTGACGGTGGCCCTGTCGCGGCCTTCGTGGTTCGTGCTGATCCCGCTGGCGGGCGCGGCGACGGCGGCGTGGCAGCTCAGCGAGATCCGTGATCGGCGCGCGTTCGTGCGGGCGGGGCTGGCGACGGCGCTGGCGCTTGCGGCTGCGGCACTCGGCGGCGGGCTGCTCGGCCGGCCGTTGTCGGGGCGCGGCCTGCTCGAGCTGACGTGGGATATGGGTTTTGCCGCCAGCGGCGGGCTGGCGACGGCGGGCATCGTGCTGTTCATCCTGCCCAGCGTCGAGAAGGCCTTCGACATCACGACGGGCATGAAGCTGATCGAGCTGCGCGACCCCAAGCACCCGCTGCTGAAGGAGTTGCAGCGCCGAGCGCCGGGCACGTACAACCACTCGATGAACGTGGCGTCGATCGCCGAGGCCGCGGCCGACGCTATTGGGGCCGACGCGCTGCAGACCTACGTGGGCGCGCTGTACCACGACGTGGGCAAGATGAACAAGCCCGAGTACTTCGTCGAGAATCAGGCGGGCGGACCCAACAAGCACGACAAGCTGAGCCCAGCCATGAGCCTGCTGGTGATCGTGGGGCACGTGAAGGACGGCGTGGAGCTGGCCCGCGAGTTCGGCCTGCCGCGCACGCTGCACCACTACATCGAGGCGCACCACGGCACGACGCTCGTGGAGTACTTCTACCACCGGGCCAAGAAGAAGGCCGCCGACGAGGCCGAGGCGGCGCGCGAGAGCCGGGCCGTGAGCAAGGCCGCGTCGGCCGAGGCCGGCACGGTGAGCAAGCGCGAGGCCCGCGAGGGCGACCTCGTGAGCGAGCCCAGCGAGATGGAGTATCGCTACCCGGGCCCGAAGCCTCGCACGAAGGAGTGCGCCATCCTCATGCTGGCCGACGCCGTCGAGAGCGCGACACGCACGATGGCCGATCCGACGCCGAGCCGCATCGACCAGCTCGTGCGGCGGCTCGCCCAGAAGCGGCTGACGGACGGTCAGTTCGACGACTGCGACCTGACGCTCAAGGAGCTGGACGCGGTGGGCGATTCGATCAGCAAGACGGTGGCGAGTATTTACCACGGTCGGATTGCGTATCCGGGTGGGGGGGAGAAGCGGGCTTAA
- a CDS encoding PhoH family protein, translated as MTKLTTRAAGGTGPGGRRLELTIEFPIGPDPVRVLGVHDRNVRLLREGLGVSVTPRGGIVRISGQEEGVRAAERFLRAVLRRGGRASTPDVLQMLAEAASGGLMSASDSNYPDVSTTPGVEALGRQAGRGPTRVPPREGEAWEGPLAVYSGGRQIRARTPGQAHYLEAIRTHELVFGMGPAGTGKTYLAVAAAVHLLRTDRVRKLVLVRPAVEAGERLGFLPGDMQAKVHPYLRPLLDALYDMMDVGTMERFMESGVIEIAPLAFMRGRTLNQAAILLDEAQNSTIGQMQMFLTRMGEGSRMIVTGDPTQVDIDEPAGSGLVDAARRLRRVRGVAFATLTREDVVRHALVQRIIDAYGGDEPRTNAPTRDAATEPVASEGDA; from the coding sequence GTGACGAAACTGACCACGAGGGCCGCAGGTGGCACCGGGCCCGGAGGCCGGCGTTTGGAACTGACCATCGAGTTTCCCATCGGCCCCGATCCGGTTCGGGTGCTCGGGGTTCATGACCGAAACGTACGCCTGCTCCGCGAGGGGCTCGGTGTATCGGTCACGCCCCGGGGCGGGATCGTGCGCATCAGCGGCCAGGAAGAGGGCGTACGGGCGGCCGAACGATTCCTGCGCGCGGTGCTGCGCCGCGGCGGGCGGGCCTCGACGCCCGACGTGCTGCAGATGCTGGCCGAAGCCGCGTCGGGCGGGCTGATGTCTGCGAGCGACTCGAACTACCCAGACGTATCGACCACGCCGGGCGTGGAGGCGCTCGGGCGGCAGGCCGGTCGTGGCCCGACGCGCGTGCCGCCGCGCGAGGGCGAGGCCTGGGAAGGCCCGCTCGCGGTCTACAGCGGTGGACGACAGATCCGCGCGCGCACGCCCGGTCAGGCGCATTACCTCGAAGCCATCCGCACGCACGAACTGGTGTTCGGCATGGGGCCGGCGGGCACGGGCAAGACGTACCTGGCTGTAGCGGCGGCCGTGCACCTGCTGAGGACCGACCGCGTGCGCAAGCTGGTGCTGGTTCGCCCGGCCGTCGAGGCGGGTGAGCGGCTGGGCTTCCTGCCGGGCGACATGCAGGCCAAGGTGCACCCGTACCTGCGGCCGCTGCTGGACGCGCTGTACGACATGATGGACGTTGGCACGATGGAGCGGTTCATGGAGAGCGGAGTGATCGAGATCGCGCCGCTGGCGTTCATGCGCGGGCGCACGCTCAACCAGGCGGCTATCTTGCTCGACGAGGCGCAGAACAGCACGATCGGGCAGATGCAGATGTTCCTGACGCGCATGGGCGAGGGCTCGCGGATGATCGTCACGGGCGACCCGACGCAGGTCGACATCGACGAGCCGGCGGGCAGCGGGCTGGTCGACGCGGCAAGGCGGCTGCGACGCGTGCGCGGCGTGGCCTTTGCGACCCTCACGCGTGAGGACGTCGTCCGGCACGCGCTCGTGCAGAGGATCATCGACGCGTACGGCGGCGACGAGCCGCGCACGAACGCGCCAACGCGTGATGCGGCGACCGAACCGGTGGCATCGGAAGGAGACGCCTGA
- a CDS encoding ATP-binding protein has product MSSRPLNDPEAQEAVARTHGQRWLMLSGAAAGTALVLVLVDVPGWLSAIVIVIAVAGVWRALDARLGTLRAAERRADEARESSSSLRSAYEDLSTVLAALDVPVLVCDGRQTVVRANEASAQWLDMSRDDLLGRPIDEVFTNAEALSMHARASRGEANRRRVTFASEQGSKVADMSAVPILPVGSAPGRGVVLVLRDVSELARALEIRTDFAANASHELRTPIAALRGAVDTLQGPASEDQAMRARLLSMLDENVLRLEDLIRDLLDLSRLEALEGAVRLSLVPASELARVLTKSFEPMCERGGVVLRFDLDPALEQLRTDRNLLTIILRNLIENAVKFSKDGDEVLVSGRIEPGDDADGPRTCVFEVIDHGVGIPLPMQQRIFERFYQVDASRDGSKIARGTGLGLAIVKHAVRTLGGTIRVKSVWKRGTTMTVELAGAVPPGPPRGRSEEAT; this is encoded by the coding sequence ATGAGCTCGCGCCCGCTTAACGACCCCGAAGCGCAAGAAGCCGTGGCACGCACGCACGGCCAACGCTGGTTGATGCTCTCGGGCGCGGCGGCGGGCACGGCGCTCGTGCTGGTGCTGGTCGATGTGCCCGGGTGGCTCTCGGCGATCGTCATCGTTATTGCGGTCGCCGGCGTCTGGCGCGCCTTGGACGCTCGGCTCGGAACGCTGCGTGCCGCGGAGCGTCGGGCGGACGAAGCCCGGGAATCTTCGTCTTCGCTCCGCTCGGCGTACGAGGATCTCTCGACGGTTCTCGCGGCACTCGACGTTCCCGTGCTGGTGTGCGACGGCCGTCAGACGGTGGTGCGTGCGAACGAAGCGAGCGCGCAGTGGCTCGACATGTCACGCGACGATCTTCTCGGGCGACCGATCGATGAGGTGTTTACCAACGCCGAGGCGTTGTCGATGCACGCCCGCGCGTCGCGCGGCGAGGCCAATCGACGGCGCGTGACGTTCGCCAGCGAGCAAGGCTCGAAGGTCGCGGACATGTCGGCGGTGCCGATCCTGCCGGTCGGAAGCGCGCCGGGGCGCGGCGTGGTGCTCGTGCTGCGCGACGTGAGCGAGCTGGCGCGAGCGCTCGAGATCCGCACCGACTTTGCGGCCAATGCCTCGCACGAGCTGCGCACGCCCATCGCAGCGCTCCGCGGCGCCGTCGACACGCTGCAAGGACCGGCGAGCGAAGACCAAGCCATGCGTGCCCGGCTCTTGTCGATGCTCGACGAGAACGTGCTGCGTCTGGAAGATCTGATCCGCGACCTGCTGGATCTCTCTCGCCTGGAAGCACTCGAGGGCGCGGTGCGGCTGTCGCTCGTGCCGGCCAGCGAGCTGGCGCGCGTGCTGACCAAGAGCTTCGAGCCCATGTGCGAGCGCGGCGGCGTGGTGCTGCGGTTCGATCTCGATCCCGCGCTCGAGCAGCTCCGCACCGACCGAAACCTGCTGACGATCATCCTGCGGAACCTGATCGAGAATGCCGTGAAGTTCAGCAAGGACGGCGACGAGGTGCTCGTCTCGGGCCGCATCGAGCCGGGCGACGATGCCGACGGTCCGCGAACCTGCGTGTTCGAGGTGATCGACCACGGCGTGGGCATTCCGCTGCCGATGCAGCAGCGCATCTTCGAGCGGTTCTACCAGGTCGATGCGTCGCGTGATGGCAGCAAGATTGCGCGCGGCACGGGGCTGGGCCTGGCGATCGTCAAGCACGCCGTGCGCACGCTTGGCGGCACCATCCGAGTGAAGAGCGTGTGGAAGCGCGGGACCACGATGACGGTCGAACTCGCGGGCGCCGTCCCACCCGGACCGCCGCGTGGTCGCTCGGAAGAGGCGACGTGA
- a CDS encoding response regulator transcription factor, whose protein sequence is MTPKNPAYDRARARAKRDIEGDEGMVARSHTADEKLILIVEDERDLSDLLEYNLQTNGYRTSTAHTGPDGVSKARALGPDLVLLDLMLPDLSGTEVARQIRADKSISHVPIIMLTAKADEVDQVVGLTVGADDYVTKPFSMKVLMARVEAVFRRTQGRGRVSEQVLRLGGVALDLETHEATLEGETIPFTLTEFRLLSALIEADGKVLSRSALMNHAMGPGVTVTERTIDVHITSIRRKMGQWGRHIKTVRGVGYRAVHELAPA, encoded by the coding sequence ATGACGCCCAAGAATCCTGCATACGACAGGGCCCGAGCTCGGGCCAAGCGGGACATCGAAGGGGACGAGGGCATGGTCGCACGCAGCCACACGGCCGACGAGAAGCTGATCCTGATCGTGGAGGACGAGCGCGACCTCTCGGATCTGCTCGAGTACAACCTGCAAACTAATGGTTATCGGACATCAACGGCCCACACCGGGCCCGATGGCGTCTCGAAGGCCCGGGCCCTGGGGCCCGACCTGGTGCTCCTGGACCTGATGCTGCCCGATCTCTCGGGCACGGAGGTTGCCCGGCAGATCCGGGCGGACAAGAGCATCAGCCACGTGCCCATCATCATGCTGACGGCCAAGGCCGACGAGGTCGACCAGGTGGTGGGTCTCACCGTCGGGGCCGACGACTACGTCACCAAGCCGTTCTCGATGAAGGTCTTGATGGCGCGGGTCGAGGCGGTGTTCCGCCGGACGCAGGGCCGCGGCCGCGTGAGCGAGCAGGTGCTCCGCCTGGGCGGGGTCGCGCTCGATCTGGAGACGCACGAGGCGACTCTGGAGGGCGAGACGATTCCCTTCACGCTCACCGAGTTCAGGCTGCTCTCGGCGCTGATCGAGGCCGACGGCAAGGTGCTTTCGCGCAGCGCACTCATGAACCACGCCATGGGCCCGGGCGTGACGGTGACCGAGCGGACCATCGACGTCCACATCACGAGCATCCGCCGCAAGATGGGTCAGTGGGGCCGGCACATCAAGACGGTTCGCGGCGTGGGCTACCGTGCGGTGCATGAGCTCGCGCCCGCTTAA
- a CDS encoding porin, with product MSHTKATVLLAGLAMGLGGTAIAQTSSLDEARSFAAETRSDASRATLSQGAATGPNLFGRLQFQYNVTLIDEPVPSTGEDFANGFQNRRARLGAKGDVGEFEYYVQGNFGRNGGGFDLLDFHISVPVPGMEEDAKLKFGQFKAPFLYEELVSSGSQPLVDRSFTNSRFSQGRSQGISFIYAGNEDDDYKVEVNFSDGFSSANTGFASAAEADFSIGGRFDYKVQGAWSDFKDFGSSQGQEQALRFGGAIFYQQGDGTYAFGSGATTELDLLSITADGQWESNGWGVYGAFIFQDADMGMAGDVSDIGFVAQASYRFDENNEVAGRFDYILADADGVDDFVALTFGFTHYVYGDNSAKFVADVFFVFETVNMTPLTGGSEGLALLPDSGDPQAGLRTMFQLSF from the coding sequence ATGAGTCACACGAAGGCCACAGTGCTGCTCGCGGGCCTCGCCATGGGCCTTGGTGGCACGGCGATCGCTCAGACCTCGAGCCTGGACGAAGCCCGCTCGTTCGCCGCGGAAACCCGCAGCGACGCCTCGCGCGCTACGCTCAGCCAGGGCGCGGCGACCGGTCCTAACCTGTTCGGCCGCCTGCAGTTCCAGTACAACGTCACCCTGATCGATGAGCCGGTGCCCTCCACCGGCGAGGACTTCGCCAACGGCTTCCAGAACCGTCGTGCCCGCTTGGGCGCGAAGGGCGATGTTGGCGAGTTCGAGTACTACGTCCAGGGCAACTTCGGCCGCAACGGCGGCGGTTTCGACCTCCTCGACTTCCACATCTCGGTGCCCGTCCCCGGCATGGAAGAGGACGCCAAGCTGAAGTTTGGTCAGTTCAAGGCTCCGTTCCTGTACGAGGAGCTGGTCTCTTCGGGCAGCCAGCCGCTGGTCGATCGCTCGTTCACCAACAGCCGCTTCAGCCAGGGCCGTAGCCAGGGCATCTCGTTCATCTACGCCGGCAACGAGGACGACGACTACAAGGTCGAGGTGAACTTCTCCGACGGCTTCAGCTCGGCCAACACCGGCTTTGCCAGTGCTGCCGAGGCCGACTTCTCCATCGGTGGCCGCTTCGACTACAAGGTCCAGGGCGCCTGGAGCGACTTCAAGGACTTCGGCTCGTCCCAGGGCCAGGAGCAGGCCCTCCGCTTCGGCGGTGCGATCTTCTACCAGCAGGGCGACGGCACCTACGCCTTCGGTAGCGGTGCCACCACCGAGCTCGACCTGCTGAGCATCACCGCTGATGGCCAGTGGGAGAGCAACGGCTGGGGCGTCTACGGCGCCTTCATCTTCCAGGACGCCGACATGGGCATGGCGGGCGATGTCTCCGACATCGGCTTCGTCGCTCAGGCCTCGTACCGCTTCGACGAGAACAACGAGGTCGCCGGCCGCTTCGATTACATCCTGGCCGATGCCGACGGCGTCGATGACTTCGTCGCCCTGACCTTCGGCTTCACCCACTACGTCTATGGTGATAACAGCGCCAAGTTCGTTGCCGACGTCTTCTTCGTCTTCGAGACGGTCAACATGACTCCGCTCACCGGCGGTAGCGAGGGCCTCGCCCTGCTGCCCGACAGCGGCGACCCGCAGGCCGGTCTCCGCACGATGTTCCAGCTGAGCTTCTGA